The proteins below come from a single Asanoa ferruginea genomic window:
- a CDS encoding SGNH/GDSL hydrolase family protein — protein MGETILFIGDSITDCGRVDDPLGLGGGYVDEVASRLRDRGAGATVRNTGISGNRVAHLQERWQADALDHAPTVLSVYIGVNDTLVAFFEGQATPAELFEERYTDVLERAVAAGVPRIMLVEPFFIDTDRADAPWQRGNAFARADLDRKRPIVRALADRFGATFVPLQAAMDAAAVERSRGVVAPDGVHPSAFGHRLIAGRWLDAYDALTAPGS, from the coding sequence ATGGGCGAGACGATCCTGTTCATCGGGGACAGCATCACCGACTGCGGGCGCGTCGACGACCCGCTGGGCCTCGGCGGCGGCTACGTCGACGAGGTGGCATCCCGGTTGCGCGACCGTGGCGCCGGCGCGACCGTGCGCAACACCGGCATCAGCGGCAACCGGGTCGCCCACCTCCAGGAGCGCTGGCAGGCCGACGCGCTCGACCACGCGCCGACCGTGCTGTCCGTCTACATCGGAGTCAACGACACCCTGGTGGCCTTCTTCGAGGGCCAGGCGACCCCGGCGGAGCTGTTCGAGGAGCGCTACACCGACGTGCTGGAGCGGGCCGTCGCGGCCGGCGTACCCCGGATCATGCTGGTCGAGCCGTTCTTCATCGACACCGATCGGGCAGACGCGCCGTGGCAGCGGGGCAACGCGTTCGCCCGGGCCGACCTCGACCGCAAGCGGCCGATTGTCCGGGCGCTCGCCGACCGCTTCGGCGCCACCTTCGTCCCGCTCCAGGCCGCGATGGACGCGGCGGCGGTGGAACGGAGCCGGGGTGTCGTGGCGCCGGACGGGGTGCACCCGTCGGCGTTCGGTCACCGGTTGATCGCCGGCCGCTGGCTGGACGCCTACGACGCGCTGACCGCGCCCGGTAGCTGA
- a CDS encoding M20/M25/M40 family metallo-hydrolase translates to MSDIPKPPVGVDLSALRRWLVDRRADLLAEVAEYVSIETPSDSKPHLDRGLDWVTGRLAAVLGPAEASERFAGGEHGDTLVADFAGTGTRRLLVLCHYDTVWDAGTLADWPFTVADGIARGPGVFDMKAGLVQALWAVRALDAAGLPRPPLRFVLNGDEELGSISSRPFLEAAADGVTAALVLEPGVDGALKTARKGIGFFQVDVTGVEAHAGLDPEKGASAIDELARIVLALRALHDLRRGTSVNVGTIAGGTRNNVIAGHAVATIDVRVTDPAEAARVDAALAGLAPTDPRLGITVSGGWNRPPDAAYARHRRNVRSGPCPRGRPR, encoded by the coding sequence ATGAGTGACATCCCGAAGCCACCGGTCGGCGTCGACCTGTCGGCCCTGCGGCGCTGGTTGGTCGACCGGCGCGCCGACCTGCTCGCCGAGGTCGCCGAATACGTCTCCATCGAGACGCCGAGCGACAGCAAGCCGCACCTCGACCGGGGTCTGGACTGGGTGACCGGTCGGCTGGCCGCCGTCCTCGGCCCGGCCGAGGCCAGCGAGCGGTTCGCCGGCGGCGAGCACGGCGACACGCTGGTCGCCGACTTCGCCGGGACCGGCACCCGGCGGCTGCTGGTGTTGTGCCACTACGACACCGTGTGGGACGCCGGCACGCTGGCGGACTGGCCGTTCACGGTGGCCGACGGGATCGCGCGCGGGCCGGGCGTCTTCGACATGAAAGCCGGGCTGGTGCAGGCGCTCTGGGCGGTGCGCGCGCTGGACGCCGCCGGGCTGCCGCGGCCACCGCTGAGGTTCGTGCTCAACGGCGACGAGGAACTCGGCAGCATCAGCTCCCGACCGTTCCTGGAAGCGGCGGCCGACGGGGTCACCGCCGCGCTGGTGCTGGAGCCCGGCGTCGACGGCGCGCTGAAGACGGCCCGCAAGGGCATCGGCTTCTTCCAGGTCGACGTCACCGGCGTCGAGGCGCACGCGGGCCTCGACCCGGAGAAGGGCGCCAGCGCCATCGACGAGTTGGCCCGGATCGTGCTGGCCCTGCGCGCCCTGCACGACCTGCGCCGGGGCACCAGCGTCAACGTCGGCACGATCGCCGGCGGCACCCGAAACAACGTCATCGCCGGCCACGCCGTCGCCACCATCGACGTGCGGGTGACCGACCCGGCCGAGGCCGCGCGGGTCGACGCCGCGCTGGCCGGGCTCGCGCCCACCGACCCGCGGCTCGGCATCACGGTCAGTGGGGGCTGGAACAGGCCGCCCGATGCCGCGTACGCCAGGCATCGCCGCAATGTTCGATCTGGCCCGTGCCCTCGCGGCCGGCCTCGGTGA
- a CDS encoding glycoside hydrolase family 2 protein: MTIRADLSDGWVLRLAEPDAPAVPATVRAALPIPATVPGTVHTDLLAAGLIPDPYLDRNELTLDWIGRVAWVYERDLPAAGDGPADAVLAFEGLDTVATVSVDGTVLARAENMHRRYEVPVRLPTSGTSRLAVRFDSAWEFGEAERDRIGALPNQYPAPFNFLRKMACNFGWDWGPTLVTAGIWRPVTLIRATGPRISEVRPRVTVEGRRGVATFDVTLAAPAREAIELTATVGEAVATIGMGPGTTSATVTVTVDDPDLWWPRGLGPQPLYAATVRVPGDEWQARIGFRTVRLDTEEDPEGTPFTLIVNGLPVPVRGANWIPDDCFPTRVTPERLHTRIDQAVDAGINLLRIWGGGVYESHEFYAACDERGVLVWQDFLFACAAYPEDERLAAEVDAEARDNVARLMPHPSLVLWNGNNENIWGWFDWDWRDSVGDRTWGLGYYLDVLPRAVRETDPTRPYWPGSPYSGSMERHPNDQDHGPMHVWDVWNTADYTVYRDYRPRFVAEFGWQAPPTWSTLTEALHDDPLTPTSPGMLHHQKATDGNGKLERGLAPHFPVPTDLTDWHFATQLNQARAVGLGIRHYRSLRPRCSGTIVWQLNDCWPVTSWAAVDGQGRKKPMWYALRAAHAERLLTIEPRGDGLALVAVNDTPAAWRGPVTVRRLSFDGAVLAEHRTRFAADRVGAVTMPLPGELTAPAGAEFLVADAESGERALWFFAEDRDLPYQPADLDAQATRDGADVVLTLTARSLVRDLCVFADRIDPAAEADDCLVTLLPGERQTLRVRGVPPGREGELLAGPVLRTANDLVAGG, encoded by the coding sequence ATGACGATCCGCGCCGACCTCTCCGACGGCTGGGTGCTGCGACTCGCCGAGCCGGACGCACCCGCGGTGCCGGCCACCGTGCGTGCCGCGCTCCCGATTCCCGCCACCGTGCCCGGCACCGTGCACACCGACCTGCTCGCCGCCGGCCTGATTCCCGACCCCTACCTCGACCGCAACGAGCTGACCCTGGACTGGATCGGCCGGGTGGCCTGGGTCTACGAGCGCGACCTGCCGGCCGCCGGCGACGGACCCGCCGACGCGGTGCTGGCGTTCGAGGGACTCGACACGGTCGCCACCGTCAGCGTCGACGGCACGGTCCTGGCCCGCGCCGAGAACATGCACCGCCGCTACGAGGTGCCGGTGCGGCTGCCGACGAGCGGCACCAGCCGGCTGGCCGTGCGCTTCGACTCCGCGTGGGAGTTCGGCGAGGCCGAGCGCGACCGGATCGGCGCCCTGCCCAACCAGTACCCGGCGCCGTTCAACTTCCTCCGCAAGATGGCCTGCAACTTCGGCTGGGACTGGGGACCGACGCTGGTCACCGCCGGCATCTGGCGCCCGGTCACGCTGATCCGGGCGACCGGGCCGCGGATCAGCGAGGTGCGCCCGCGGGTCACGGTGGAAGGTCGCCGTGGTGTCGCCACGTTCGACGTCACGCTGGCCGCACCGGCGCGGGAGGCCATCGAGCTCACCGCAACCGTCGGCGAGGCCGTGGCGACGATCGGCATGGGGCCCGGCACGACCAGCGCGACGGTGACGGTCACCGTCGACGACCCCGACCTCTGGTGGCCCCGCGGCCTCGGACCGCAGCCCCTCTACGCCGCCACCGTCCGGGTGCCCGGCGACGAATGGCAGGCCCGGATCGGCTTCCGCACCGTCCGCCTGGACACCGAGGAAGACCCCGAGGGCACCCCGTTCACCCTGATCGTCAACGGCCTCCCGGTGCCGGTGCGCGGCGCCAACTGGATCCCCGACGACTGCTTCCCGACCCGGGTCACGCCGGAGCGCCTGCACACCCGGATCGACCAGGCCGTCGACGCCGGCATCAACCTGCTGCGGATCTGGGGCGGCGGGGTCTACGAGAGCCACGAGTTCTACGCCGCCTGCGACGAGCGTGGCGTGCTGGTGTGGCAGGACTTCCTCTTCGCCTGCGCCGCCTACCCCGAAGACGAGCGGCTGGCCGCCGAGGTCGACGCCGAGGCCCGCGACAACGTGGCCCGGCTGATGCCGCACCCGAGCCTGGTGCTCTGGAACGGCAACAACGAAAACATCTGGGGCTGGTTCGACTGGGACTGGCGGGACAGCGTCGGCGACCGCACCTGGGGCCTTGGCTACTACCTCGACGTGTTGCCGCGCGCGGTGCGGGAGACCGACCCGACCCGCCCCTACTGGCCGGGCAGCCCCTACTCGGGCTCGATGGAGCGGCACCCCAACGACCAGGACCACGGCCCGATGCACGTCTGGGACGTCTGGAACACCGCCGACTACACCGTCTACCGCGACTACCGCCCACGGTTCGTCGCCGAGTTCGGCTGGCAGGCGCCGCCCACCTGGTCGACTCTGACCGAGGCGCTGCACGACGACCCGCTGACCCCGACCTCGCCGGGGATGCTGCACCACCAGAAGGCGACCGACGGCAACGGCAAGCTCGAACGCGGCCTCGCGCCGCACTTCCCGGTGCCCACCGACCTCACCGACTGGCACTTCGCCACTCAGCTCAACCAGGCCCGCGCGGTTGGCCTCGGCATCCGTCACTACCGGTCGCTGCGGCCGCGCTGCTCCGGCACGATCGTCTGGCAGCTCAACGACTGCTGGCCGGTCACCTCCTGGGCCGCGGTCGACGGTCAAGGACGCAAGAAGCCCATGTGGTACGCGCTCCGCGCGGCACACGCCGAACGGCTGCTGACGATCGAACCGCGCGGCGACGGGCTGGCCCTGGTCGCCGTCAACGACACCCCGGCGGCCTGGCGCGGCCCGGTCACCGTGCGCCGGCTCTCGTTCGACGGTGCCGTGCTGGCCGAGCACCGCACCCGGTTCGCGGCCGACCGGGTCGGCGCGGTCACCATGCCGCTGCCGGGCGAGCTGACCGCGCCCGCCGGTGCCGAGTTCCTCGTCGCCGACGCGGAGAGCGGCGAACGCGCCCTGTGGTTCTTCGCCGAGGACCGCGACCTGCCCTACCAGCCGGCCGACCTCGACGCGCAGGCCACCCGCGACGGTGCCGACGTCGTGCTCACGCTGACCGCCCGCAGCCTCGTGCGTGACCTGTGCGTTTTCGCGGACCGGATCGACCCGGCGGCCGAGGCCGACGACTGCCTGGTTACCCTGCTGCCCGGCGAGCGGCAGACGCTACGCGTGCGCGGCGTGCCGCCGGGCCGGGAGGGCGAGCTGTTGGCCGGCCCGGTGCTGCGCACCGCCAACGACCTCGTCGCGGGAGGCTGA
- a CDS encoding M20/M25/M40 family metallo-hydrolase: MFDLARALAAGLGEELGERAVGGGSDANFLAALDVPLLDGLGAVGSGAHARDEHIDIDATVARAALVAGLIHAFADQPAA; this comes from the coding sequence ATGTTCGATCTGGCCCGTGCCCTCGCGGCCGGCCTCGGTGAGGAGTTGGGCGAACGCGCCGTCGGTGGCGGCAGCGACGCCAACTTCCTCGCCGCGCTCGACGTGCCGCTGCTCGACGGCCTCGGCGCGGTCGGCTCCGGTGCGCACGCCCGCGACGAGCACATCGACATCGACGCCACGGTCGCGCGCGCCGCGCTGGTGGCCGGGCTCATCCACGCGTTCGCGGATCAGCCCGCCGCGTAG
- a CDS encoding LuxR C-terminal-related transcriptional regulator, with translation MTVAQRGIASQRETEVLGLVGAGLSNVQIANRLHISVRTAESHVSSLLRKYGVADRQALAALADRPGRPGVVAQLPAPRTSFVGRAVERDAVLAGLAAGRLVTLTGPGGVGKTRLASVIAEAAGPGFPAGGAFVDLVPVREGGVARAAATALGVIEGPHQPLEEAVVERLGRGRSLLVLDNCEHVVDAAAGFVERVLTACPDTTVLATSRERLGVPGEHTVAVPPLPLASDAELLFHDRARAADPGFAAEPSVISALCARLDGIPLAIELAAARTAALGAGGLLAALDDHLRALVGGRGADARHRSLRAVLGWSHDLLDEEERRFFRDLAVFVGAFDLTAATAVTGAGSRPVVADLLGRLVDKSLVVFQRDRWRLLGTVRAFALDHLRTAPEAGTVRDRHLAWATDTARALEDRLHGDEWCADFDAVADDLRAALADSARGPEEGPRLDAVADDLRAALADSAPGPEEGPRFDAVADDLRDSARGPEEGPRLDAVTDDLRAAPADSAPGPQEGPHFDAVADDLRVAPIAGPRRALGGELRRRRSSAHALARSLGHLCYARRHVIESARHYQEAARLAPTPRAAMDDLLDAAAAVRMSRAPGTQTFDLLLAAAERAAAAGDGDARAIALAQAAEMVHRHPAMFSESVPAERVRAIMRAAAEAGDPANPLVAARLAVAEVWTAATDDTIDPALADAAVAAARAAGDPVVLSAALDALRTAAVDARRFADARAHSAERRALLATVDRAQPAAGPEIADMLISAMGDEFAAGDLHALTAAARALRDDDLVGNDSYSSIASQVAPLVLTGDLTEALRCGQIAWEGWQRAGRPAAGWLAQTVALTALACGLQDDDAGFRLWRSRVADVARVPDVAGMRLATSVFADVRTAVHRGDHADARGQVERAFGAQGPWHRSYAVASGAELAVVAGLPDAADLLDAAATETAGNAWAAACLARAAGRLHDRPAALSDAADRFAALGARFEHAATLLLVPDRAAEARTVRAALDVPARPS, from the coding sequence GTGACGGTCGCACAGCGGGGTATCGCGTCCCAACGCGAAACCGAGGTTCTCGGCCTCGTCGGCGCCGGTCTGTCCAATGTGCAGATAGCCAACCGCCTGCACATCTCGGTCCGCACCGCCGAAAGTCACGTCTCGTCACTGCTCCGCAAATACGGCGTGGCCGACCGCCAGGCCCTCGCCGCGCTGGCCGACCGGCCAGGGCGCCCGGGCGTGGTGGCCCAGTTGCCGGCGCCGCGCACCAGCTTCGTCGGCCGGGCCGTCGAGCGCGACGCCGTGCTCGCCGGCCTGGCGGCCGGCCGGCTGGTGACCCTGACCGGCCCCGGCGGCGTGGGCAAGACCCGGCTGGCCAGCGTGATAGCCGAGGCGGCCGGGCCTGGCTTCCCGGCCGGCGGCGCGTTCGTCGATCTGGTCCCGGTCCGGGAGGGCGGCGTGGCCCGGGCCGCCGCGACCGCACTCGGCGTCATCGAGGGGCCACACCAGCCCTTGGAGGAGGCGGTCGTCGAGCGGCTCGGTCGCGGCCGGTCGCTGCTCGTGCTCGACAACTGCGAGCACGTGGTCGACGCCGCGGCCGGCTTCGTCGAACGGGTGCTCACCGCCTGCCCCGACACGACCGTGCTGGCGACCAGCCGCGAACGGCTCGGGGTGCCCGGCGAGCACACGGTGGCGGTTCCGCCGCTGCCGCTGGCCTCCGACGCGGAGTTGCTATTCCACGACCGGGCCCGCGCCGCCGACCCCGGCTTCGCCGCCGAACCCAGCGTGATCTCCGCACTGTGCGCCCGCCTCGACGGCATCCCGCTGGCGATCGAACTCGCGGCGGCTCGCACCGCCGCCCTCGGCGCCGGCGGCCTGCTCGCGGCGCTCGACGACCACCTGCGGGCACTGGTCGGCGGCCGGGGCGCCGACGCCCGGCACCGTTCGCTGCGCGCGGTGCTCGGCTGGAGCCACGACCTGCTCGACGAAGAGGAACGCCGGTTCTTCCGCGACCTGGCCGTGTTCGTCGGCGCCTTCGACCTGACCGCGGCGACGGCGGTGACCGGGGCCGGCAGCCGCCCGGTCGTTGCCGACCTGCTCGGCCGGTTGGTCGACAAGAGTCTGGTGGTCTTCCAGCGCGACCGCTGGCGGCTGCTCGGCACCGTCCGCGCGTTCGCCCTCGACCATCTGCGCACCGCACCGGAGGCCGGCACGGTCCGCGACCGCCACCTGGCGTGGGCCACCGACACGGCCCGCGCCCTGGAAGACCGCCTACACGGCGACGAGTGGTGCGCCGACTTCGACGCGGTCGCCGACGACCTGCGCGCCGCCCTGGCCGACTCCGCCCGCGGCCCGGAAGAAGGCCCGCGCCTCGACGCCGTCGCCGACGACCTCCGCGCCGCCCTGGCCGACTCCGCCCCCGGCCCGGAAGAAGGCCCGCGCTTCGACGCGGTCGCCGACGACCTGCGCGACTCCGCCCGCGGCCCGGAAGAAGGCCCGCGCCTCGACGCGGTCACCGACGACCTCCGCGCCGCCCCGGCCGACTCCGCCCCCGGCCCGCAAGAAGGCCCGCACTTCGACGCGGTCGCCGACGACCTCCGCGTTGCGCCGATCGCGGGCCCCCGTCGCGCACTCGGCGGCGAGCTGCGTCGCCGACGGTCCAGCGCGCACGCGCTTGCGCGCTCGCTCGGCCATCTCTGCTACGCGCGCCGGCATGTGATCGAGTCGGCGCGGCACTACCAGGAGGCCGCGCGGCTCGCGCCGACACCGCGCGCTGCCATGGACGACCTGCTCGATGCCGCCGCCGCGGTGCGGATGAGCCGGGCACCCGGCACGCAGACCTTCGACCTCCTGCTGGCCGCCGCCGAGCGGGCCGCCGCGGCCGGCGACGGTGACGCCCGCGCCATCGCGCTCGCCCAGGCGGCCGAGATGGTCCACCGCCATCCGGCGATGTTCTCCGAGTCGGTGCCCGCCGAGCGGGTCCGCGCGATCATGCGCGCCGCCGCCGAGGCCGGTGACCCCGCCAACCCGCTGGTCGCGGCGAGGCTGGCCGTCGCCGAGGTGTGGACGGCCGCCACCGACGACACCATCGACCCGGCCCTGGCCGACGCGGCCGTCGCCGCCGCCCGGGCCGCCGGCGACCCGGTCGTGCTGAGCGCCGCGCTCGACGCGCTGCGCACGGCCGCGGTCGACGCGCGCCGATTCGCCGACGCGCGAGCGCACAGTGCCGAGCGCCGCGCCCTGCTCGCCACCGTCGACCGCGCCCAGCCCGCGGCCGGGCCCGAGATCGCCGACATGCTGATCTCGGCGATGGGCGACGAGTTCGCGGCGGGCGACCTGCACGCGCTGACCGCCGCGGCGCGGGCGTTGCGCGACGACGACCTGGTCGGCAACGACTCCTACTCGTCGATCGCCTCGCAGGTCGCGCCGCTGGTGCTGACCGGTGACCTGACCGAGGCGCTGCGCTGCGGTCAGATCGCCTGGGAAGGCTGGCAGCGGGCCGGCCGCCCGGCCGCCGGTTGGTTGGCCCAGACGGTCGCGCTCACCGCCCTCGCCTGCGGGCTGCAAGACGACGACGCCGGTTTCCGGCTCTGGCGCTCGCGCGTGGCCGATGTCGCCCGGGTGCCCGACGTGGCCGGCATGCGGCTGGCGACCAGCGTGTTCGCCGACGTACGCACGGCCGTGCACCGCGGCGACCACGCCGACGCGCGCGGGCAGGTCGAGCGGGCGTTCGGCGCGCAGGGTCCCTGGCACCGTTCCTATGCGGTCGCGTCCGGCGCGGAACTCGCAGTCGTGGCCGGCCTGCCGGACGCCGCCGACCTGCTCGACGCGGCGGCCACCGAAACCGCCGGAAACGCCTGGGCGGCGGCCTGCCTCGCGCGCGCCGCCGGCCGGCTGCACGACCGACCCGCCGCGCTGAGCGACGCCGCCGACCGGTTCGCCGCGCTCGGCGCCCGCTTCGAGCACGCCGCCACCCTGCTGTTGGTCCCCGACCGCGCAGCCGAAGCACGGACGGTGCGAGCCGCGCTAGACGTCCCAGCGCGGCCGTCGTAG
- the rpsD gene encoding 30S ribosomal protein S4, whose product MNQSRPKAKLSRSLGIPLTPKCVKYFERRPYPPGVHGRARRKETDYKVRLLEKQRLRHQYNVSETQLRRVFAEAHRGSGKTGERLVVALECRLDALVLRAGFARTIYQARQAVAHGHVAVDGRKVDRPSYRVVPFQTIEVREKSRDKRPFQVAAAGAHVGARTAPYLSTSIAELKTTLIRLPERAEIPVLCDEQLVVEFYSR is encoded by the coding sequence GTGAACCAATCGCGGCCGAAGGCGAAGCTCTCGCGGTCTCTCGGCATTCCGCTCACGCCGAAGTGCGTCAAGTACTTCGAGCGTCGGCCGTACCCGCCGGGAGTGCACGGTCGCGCCCGCCGCAAGGAGACCGACTACAAGGTCCGGCTGCTGGAGAAGCAGCGGCTGCGGCACCAGTACAACGTGAGTGAGACGCAGCTCCGGCGGGTCTTCGCCGAGGCGCACCGGGGGAGCGGCAAGACCGGCGAGCGGCTGGTCGTCGCGCTCGAGTGCCGGCTCGACGCGCTGGTGTTGCGGGCCGGCTTCGCCCGCACCATCTACCAGGCGCGGCAGGCCGTCGCGCACGGCCACGTCGCTGTCGACGGGCGCAAGGTCGACCGGCCGTCCTACCGCGTCGTGCCGTTCCAGACCATCGAGGTACGCGAGAAGAGCCGCGACAAGAGGCCGTTCCAGGTCGCCGCGGCCGGTGCGCACGTCGGCGCGCGGACCGCGCCCTACCTGTCGACCTCGATCGCCGAGCTGAAGACCACGCTGATCCGGCTGCCCGAGCGCGCCGAGATCCCGGTGCTCTGCGACGAGCAACTGGTCGTCGAGTTCTACAGCCGCTGA
- a CDS encoding SRPBCC domain-containing protein, whose translation MIDIAQHLAAIHRAVGTGPAEGGGEEVRVVLRRTYRAPVADVWDALTDPDRVKRWFYPLSGDLRAGGSFQLEGNAGGEIRTCEPPRTFTVTFGGPTSVVEVLLSPGGDEATDLQLTHTVPIEMARSEAGALFVGPGWDGALLGLALFLQGEVVDDPIAAANSPEVREFSRGSIDAWVAVVEASGTAPADEIAAGRQMAEAQFTPAE comes from the coding sequence ATGATCGACATCGCCCAGCACCTCGCGGCGATCCACCGCGCGGTCGGCACCGGACCGGCCGAGGGCGGCGGCGAGGAGGTTCGCGTGGTGCTCCGCCGGACCTACCGGGCGCCGGTCGCCGACGTGTGGGACGCGCTGACCGACCCCGACCGGGTCAAGCGCTGGTTCTACCCGCTCAGCGGCGACCTGCGCGCCGGCGGCAGCTTCCAACTCGAGGGCAACGCCGGCGGCGAGATCCGCACCTGCGAGCCACCCCGCACGTTCACCGTGACCTTCGGCGGCCCGACCAGCGTGGTCGAGGTGCTCCTCTCCCCCGGCGGCGACGAGGCCACCGACCTTCAGCTCACCCACACCGTGCCGATCGAGATGGCCCGCAGCGAGGCCGGCGCCCTCTTCGTCGGCCCCGGCTGGGACGGCGCGCTGCTCGGCCTCGCGCTGTTCCTCCAGGGTGAGGTCGTCGACGACCCGATCGCGGCCGCCAACTCGCCCGAGGTACGCGAGTTCTCCCGCGGCTCGATCGACGCCTGGGTGGCCGTGGTCGAGGCGTCCGGCACCGCACCGGCCGACGAGATCGCCGCCGGCCGGCAGATGGCCGAGGCACAGTTCACGCCCGCCGAGTGA
- a CDS encoding ricin-type beta-trefoil lectin domain protein, translating into MLKLRVIAAVALLGALLVVPSGPASAAVSNVLIRGTGSGRCLTPSASSTASATIQNCAAQQWSTTDAGQITINGQCLDVKGELTANGTPVITYACHGGNNQRWTVGGDGTIRGVASGRCLDVKGQGTAAGTVVQIYDCNGGSNQRWELVGGGTTPPPAGGPDLSGFGLLRDYRFGTGSGRNVSNLATNFNPYGIAGTAVINNEWQRYQPFNSTNHRIAADHLELTAQPNLGGVYNGGISSGQITTKETFYPRDGRTYVFSVRAKVPRGSGAWPAFWLYAKQAPNTSSEIDVVEIFDTPTQNSFDWTGYDHGAGVGSNYHSIMTNQWVWHPGFDFAADYHTYTLVWRDGQVEKWVDNTWVKGTNFTWQGSDPQLLINLAIGGSNNNNPNAETFPSVFSVDSVKVWVKCPSGTPANPTTSCHPTNG; encoded by the coding sequence GTGCTCAAACTCCGAGTGATCGCCGCCGTGGCTCTGCTCGGCGCGCTGCTCGTCGTGCCGAGCGGCCCGGCGTCGGCCGCCGTCAGCAACGTGCTGATCCGCGGCACCGGCTCCGGCCGCTGCCTGACCCCGTCGGCCAGCAGCACCGCCAGCGCCACCATTCAGAACTGTGCCGCACAGCAGTGGTCGACGACCGACGCCGGCCAGATCACGATCAACGGCCAATGCCTCGACGTCAAAGGCGAACTGACCGCGAACGGCACACCCGTCATCACGTACGCCTGCCACGGCGGCAACAACCAGCGGTGGACCGTCGGAGGCGACGGCACCATCCGCGGCGTGGCGTCCGGCCGTTGCCTCGATGTCAAAGGGCAGGGCACCGCGGCCGGCACCGTGGTGCAGATCTACGACTGCAACGGCGGCAGCAACCAGCGCTGGGAACTCGTCGGTGGCGGCACCACTCCCCCGCCGGCCGGCGGTCCTGACCTGTCCGGCTTCGGGCTGCTGCGGGACTACCGGTTCGGCACCGGCTCCGGGCGCAATGTCAGCAACCTGGCGACCAACTTCAACCCGTACGGCATCGCCGGCACGGCGGTCATCAACAACGAGTGGCAGCGCTACCAGCCGTTCAACTCGACCAACCATCGCATTGCCGCGGACCACCTGGAACTGACCGCGCAGCCGAACCTCGGCGGTGTCTACAACGGAGGGATCAGCAGCGGCCAGATCACCACCAAGGAGACGTTCTATCCGCGGGACGGCCGCACCTATGTGTTCTCCGTCCGGGCGAAGGTGCCGCGGGGCAGTGGCGCGTGGCCGGCGTTCTGGCTCTACGCGAAGCAGGCGCCCAACACCTCGTCGGAGATCGACGTGGTGGAGATCTTCGACACGCCGACCCAGAACAGCTTCGACTGGACCGGCTACGACCACGGCGCCGGCGTCGGCTCCAACTACCACAGCATCATGACCAACCAGTGGGTGTGGCACCCGGGCTTCGACTTCGCGGCCGACTACCACACCTACACGCTGGTCTGGCGCGACGGCCAGGTGGAGAAGTGGGTCGACAACACGTGGGTGAAGGGCACCAACTTCACCTGGCAGGGTTCCGACCCGCAGTTGCTGATCAACCTGGCGATCGGCGGCTCGAACAACAACAACCCGAACGCGGAGACCTTCCCGTCGGTGTTCAGCGTCGACTCGGTCAAGGTCTGGGTGAAGTGCCCCAGCGGCACCCCGGCCAACCCGACGACGAGCTGCCACCCGACGAACGGCTGA
- a CDS encoding PHP domain-containing protein: protein MGLPADGHVHSQWSWDAPDGDMARTCARAVELGLPAVAFTEHVDLTPWTMPDDQVLLGRPFDVAGYRAALDECRDRYPTLRILSGVEFSEPHWHAAELRALLAGGFDRVLGSVHARPAGDGRFLEMSTAYETLPAAEVVRDYLAEAARMVATNTDFEVLAHLDYPLRYWPATAGPGDITAFEPEFRETLAAVHRSGRILEVNTRQVFHADLLDWWRAAGGRAVTFGSDAHDPDALARQFRAAADAAAAHGFRAGPDPVGPWTRE, encoded by the coding sequence GTGGGGCTACCGGCGGACGGGCACGTGCACAGCCAGTGGTCCTGGGACGCTCCTGATGGCGATATGGCCCGCACCTGCGCCCGCGCGGTCGAGCTCGGGCTGCCCGCGGTGGCGTTCACCGAGCACGTCGACCTCACCCCGTGGACGATGCCGGACGATCAGGTGCTGTTGGGCCGGCCGTTCGACGTCGCGGGCTACCGGGCGGCGCTCGACGAGTGCCGCGACCGCTATCCCACCCTGCGGATCCTGTCCGGTGTGGAGTTCAGCGAGCCGCACTGGCACGCCGCCGAACTGCGCGCGCTGCTGGCCGGCGGTTTCGACCGCGTGCTCGGCTCGGTGCACGCCCGCCCGGCCGGCGACGGACGCTTCCTGGAGATGAGCACCGCCTACGAGACTCTGCCGGCGGCCGAGGTGGTGCGCGACTATCTGGCCGAGGCAGCCCGGATGGTGGCCACCAACACCGACTTCGAGGTGCTGGCCCACCTCGACTACCCGCTGCGCTACTGGCCGGCGACGGCCGGGCCGGGTGACATCACCGCGTTCGAGCCGGAGTTTCGGGAGACGCTGGCGGCGGTGCACCGCAGCGGGCGCATCCTGGAGGTGAACACCCGCCAGGTGTTCCACGCCGACCTGCTCGACTGGTGGCGCGCGGCCGGTGGGCGCGCGGTGACGTTCGGCAGCGACGCACACGACCCGGACGCGCTCGCCCGCCAGTTCCGCGCGGCGGCCGATGCCGCCGCGGCACACGGGTTCCGCGCCGGCCCGGATCCGGTCGGCCCCTGGACACGGGAGTAG